The following DNA comes from Croceicoccus sp. YJ47.
CGCCCTGCATGGTCGCCCCTATCCCGCCGCGATCGATGCGGGCGTGGCCGCCATCATGGCCAGCTTCAATTCGGTCAACGGGCGCAAGATGCACGGCAATGCCCCGCTGCTTACCGATGTGCTGCGCGGGCAGATGGGCTTCGACGGACTGGTCGTGGGCGACTGGAACGGGCACGGACAGATCGCCGGTTGTACCGTGACCGATTGTCCGCAGGCGCTGCTTGCCGGGCTGGACATCTACATGGTGCCCGACGACTGGAAGGGATTGCTCGACACGCTCATCGCGCAGGTGAACGACGGGACGATCCCCGCGGCGCGGCTGGACGAGGCGGTCGGGCGCGTGCTGCGCGTGAAATATCGGGCCGGGCTGCTCGGGCCGGATGCGCGGCGTCCGTCGGCGCGCCCGCTCGCCGGGCGTTATGCCATGCTCGCCTCGCCCGAACATCGCGCCCTTGCGCGCGAGGCCGTGGCGAAATCGCAGGTGATCCTGAAGAACGACGGCGTCCTCCCGATCAGGCCGAGCGCGCGCGTCGTCGTGGCCGGATCGGGCGCAAACGACATTGCCAAACAATCGGGCGGCTGGTCGCTCACCTGGCAGGGTGGCGGCGATCTGACCAATGCGCGCTTTCCCAATGCGTCCACGATTTTCGACGGCATTGCGTCGCATGCGCAGCGGGGCGGCGGCACGGCGACGCTGAGCGAGAGCGATGGGGCGGTCGGCGGCGCGGACGTGGCCATCGTGGTGTTCGGCGAGGATCCCTATGCCGAATTCGCGGGCGACCGGACCGATCTGGCGTTTCGCGACGAGGCCGGTCTGAATGCGCTGCGCCGGTTTCGCGCGGCGGGAGTGCCGACGGTGGCGGTGTTCCTGTCGGGGCGCCCGCTCTGGGTCAATCGCGAGCTCAATGCATCCGATGCGTTCGTCGCGTCGTGGCTTCCGGGGAGCGAGGGCGCGGGTATTGCCGACGTGCTGTATGGCACGGTCCCGGCGACCGGGCGTCTTTCGTTCAGCTGGCCGGCGCGATGCGCCGGAATGCCGGTGAACGGCGGCGACGGCACGCTCTTCCCGCTCGGCTACGGTCGCGATCTGTCCGATACGGCGCCGCTGGCCCCGCTCTCCGAAGAGTGCGCCGCGTTGGCGCAGGGACCCTCTGCGCAGCTATTCGGATCGGGCCGGCTCGCCCAAGGGGTCGTGGCCCGCGCCGGCGAAGGCGCGCTGCCCAATCTCATCGGGAGCGAGGGCGGCATCACCGCGCGCGGATACGACCGCGACGCGCAGGAAGACGCCCGCGAAATCCGCTTTGCCCCCGGATCGCGGCTCGTGCTCGAACAGCCGGCGGAGGCGGCGCCTATCGCATCGCGTATCAGGTGACGGATGCCCCGACGGCGCCGGTCCATCTCCTGAACGGGACGCAGCGGATCGACATCACCGATCACCTGCGCGTCGCGGCGGGCAAGGGATGGCGCGAGATGATCTTGACCGCGCAATGTCTCGACACCGCGGCGAAAAGCATCGGCTTTGCCGCGCAGGGCGCCTTCACCATGCGTATTTCGCGTGTAGAGAGAGCCGAAATCGCCGCCGATACCGCTTGCACTTTTTGACGTTGTAATCCAGCCCGGCCATGCTTGGGCTCTCACGGCCTTTCGCGGCCTAATATCATGACGAGGAACGCTTTGATGGCACTTGCCCCCAACGTATCGAGCAGCACCGATCCGCAACCGATCGAGGACACGGGCCGCCCGGTGGATGCAGGAGGGCTGCAATATTTCATGTTCGGGCTGTTCCTGATCTTTGGCGGGATCACGTCGCTCAACGACGTGCTCATTCCCAAGCTCAAGGAGCTGTTCACGCTCAATTACACGCAGGCGATGCTGGTGCAGTTCTGCTTCTTCGCCGCCTATGCGATCATTGGCATTCCCGGCTCGAAGCTGATCAAGCGCGTCGGTTACATGCGCGGCGCGACCTTTGGACTTGTCACGATGATGGCGGGCTGCCTGCTGTTCATCCCGGCGAGCCAGGGCGCGACCTTCAGCCTGTTCCTGCTCGCCCTGTTCGTATTGGCGAGCGGGGTCGTGATCGTGCAGGTCGTGGCCAATCCGCTCATCAGCCTGCTCGGCCCACAGAAGACCGCGCATAGCCGGCTGACCTTTGCGCAGGCGTTCAATTCGCTCGGCACGACGGTCTTTCCGCTCGTCGGCGCGGCGGTGCTGCTCGGCAGCCTGGCAGAGGTCGACCCGGCCACGCTTTCGGGCGAGGCGCTGCGCGCCTATCGCCAGGCCGAGGGCGAGGCGATCTGGCAGGGCTATCTCGCGCTCGCGGTGATGATCGGCATCGTCGCGCTGGCCGTGTGGCTGTTCCGCAACCGGCTGAAGGGGGAACGACATGAGGCGTCCTCCGGCCTCGCCGGGCTGGACCTGTTGAAGCGCAAGCGTTTCGGCTTCGGCGCCTTGTGCATCTTCCTCTATGTCGGGGCGGAAGTGTCGATCGGCTCGGTCATCATCAACTATCTCGCGCTCGACCGCGTGCTGGGACAGCCGGAGAGCGCGGTGGGCTGGATGATCGGAATCTACTGGGGCGGGGCGATGGTCGGCCGTTTCATCGGCTCGTGGGCGCTGCGCATGTTCAGCCCGGGCAAGATCCTCGCCGTCAATGCAACGGGGGCGATCCTGCTCATCGTGCTGTCCCTGTTTTCGCAGGGTTCGCTTGCCGGTTACAGCCTGCTCGCCGTCGGGCTCATGAACTCGATCATGTTCCCGACGATCTTCTCGCTCGCGTGCGAGAAGCTGGGCCCGCGCGCGGCCGACGGGTCGGGCATCATCAACGTGGCCATCTGCGGCGGGGCGATCATCCCGCTCGCGACCGGCGCGCTGGCCGACATTACCGGGGGGCTGTCCTATGCGCTGATACTGCCGGCGGTTTGCTACGCGATCATCGGCGGCTTCGGCGTGTTTGCCCGCAACCCTGCCTGATCCCCTCGCGCCTGATCCCGGTCCAGCCGATCGGGATCAGGCGGCTTCGGGCCGGCCCGTTCGCGGCGCCGCCACACCGGCCATCCGCAGCCCCGGGCGCCAGATGACGGCGCCGGTAACCAGGATCGCAAGGTTCATCGCCACCACGCCGGGCGCGCCCCCGCCGAACCACACGAGATGGAGCAGCGCGCCCGCGATCATCGCAATGCCGAGCACGCGGCGCATGGCCGCATCCGAAAACAGCGCCGGCCACGCAGCCGCCGCAATCAGCCCCGCACCGAGCAGGCCCCAGAACGCCGCCACCACCGGCATGTCCGGCCCGCCTGCAAAGCGCAGCGCCGCGACCAGCACGAGCACCAGCGGAATGCCCCACACGGTCATGGCCCATGCCGCCGCCATGCGCGCGATGTCATGCCCCTTGCGCCGCCGTTTGCGCAGCCACATCGTCGTGCCCGTCGCGGTGATGACACAAAGCGCGATGCCGAAAGCGATATAGGCAAGCTGCACCGGGAGCCCGGCATAATTGCCGAAATGCAGGTTATAGGTCGACGCCGCCGCCTGCCGGCCCAGCGCCCCGTCCGACAGCCCGACCTTGCCGAGATAGCGGCCCGCACCGTCGAAGCTGTACACCTCGCCATAGATGAGGCGGCGCGGATGTTCGGCGATGACCTGCACGAATTGCCCCTGCGTCATGGGATCGTGCACGACGATATAGGTGGGCTCCGCATCCGGGAAACGGGCGGCGACGGTCTCCATCGCGCGGGCGACGTTCGCCATCGGCGCGGGCGCGGGATCGTGTTCCGGCTCCGCCCCGAATATCGTCGCGTAAACAGGGTCCATCGCCCCGCCGGTATAGCTCTGCGCCAGCGTGCCGACACTCGTATAGCTCAGCCCGATGAACGCGCCGGTGAGCGTCACCATCAGCGTGAAGGGCAACGTCCACACGCCCAGCCGGTTGTGCCAGTCGGTCCGCGCCAGTTGCGGTTCGGCGCGGGCACGCAGGCGGAACGCATCCTTGAAGATCTTGGGATGGGCGACGACCCCCGTGACGAGCAACGCCGCCAGCGCCACGCCCAGCGCGCCGACCAGGATCATGCCCCAGATGACCGGCAGGGTGAGGTTGTAATGCAGCGCGGCGACCATCTCGGTCCAGCTGTGCCCCTCGCGCCCGGCGACGCGGCCCTCCCCGTCGATATACCACGCCTTGTTGTCGGTGGTGACGACGGGCCGGGGCAGCGCCGCGTTCGGCATGCGGATATAGAGATGCGCGGTCGGCGTCATGTCCGCCTCCTGCGCAAGGACATTGGGGATCGACGCCTGCGCCGCCTGCGGGGTGAGGCCAGCGCTCTCGGCAATATCGGGCTGTTCCCAGCGCTGCCAGTGTTCGAGCACGACGACCAGCGTGCCGGTCACCGCGATGAGATAGATCAGCGCCCCTGCGATGAGGCCGATCGCGGCATGCCCCGACAGGGCGCGTTGAACGAGGCTTTTGTCGCGGGTGGCAGTGGTCATGCAAATATCCATATGAGTGCGCCGATGGCCGCAATCAGCAGCGGCGGGCGGATCATCTCCGCCGGGCCGCGCTGACACAATTGCCACGTCATCAATCCGGCCCAGACGAGCGGCTGCACCATGAACATGGTCGCGACCGAATTCGCCTCGAGCGGGGCATCCCCCTTCATAGCGGCATTACATGCAAATGCGAACCATTGCGCGGCGAGGAACGACACCGGCACGGTCAGGGCAAAGACGGCGAGCCGCCGGCCCACTGCAAGGTCGCCGGGACGGGTGGAAAGCGTGGCTATCCTGTCCGATCGCGGCGCCCCGGCGCGTTGCGGGTTCCTGCGCGCAGGAGCGGTCGCCGCGACGAACAGCACGATGGCCATCACCGCCGCCACGCCGAGAGTCGCACCCACCGCCACGCCCCACGCCCCGTCGAGCAGCGCACACCATATCAGCGCCCCTACGCCCAGCGCCCAGCCGCCATGCGACAACCGGCGATCCCGGCCCCATCCCGCGCGCACCAGCGCCACGGCCACGAGGATCAGGAGAAGAGGCGCCGCAATCACGGCTCAGAACCCGAAGCTGATCGTGCCGAGCACCGAACGCGGCGCCCCGTAATAGCTTTGATCGAAGGTCAGCGAGGACAGATATTTCGCGTTCGTCACATTGCGGACATTCACCGCCAGCCCGATATTGTCGGTCAGCGCGTAGGACCCCATCAGGTTCACCAGCGCATAGCCGCCCTGCGTGATCCGCACCTCCTCGCCGGTGGTGACAGACTGCCGCCCCGGTTCGTAGTAGAAATCGCTCTGATACTGCACCGATGCGCCGAGTTTGAGCGCGTCGAGCATCTGCGGCGTCCACACCGCGTTCAGCCGCACCGTGTTGCGCGGGACGAAAGTGCGGACAGCTTCGCCATCGTCGCCCCGCACGCGCATCACGTTGATGCCGCCGGTGAGTTGCAGGCCTTCGATGGGAGAACCGGCGATTTCCGCCTCGATCCCTTCGGATTTCGCATCGACGCCCTTGTAGATCTGCCGGCCGAGCGCCTCGTCGAACCCGGCCGCCTCGGCAACGTTGTTCTGATTCGCGCGGTAGATCGCGGCGCTCGCGAACAGGCGCCCGCCCATCCATTCGCCTTTCAGCCCGGCCTCGATATTATCGCCGGTGATCGGGTCGAGCCGGCGATTGTCGATGTCGAAATATTCGATCTGCGGATTGAAGATCGTCGTATAGCTTGCATAGGCGGAGATCGTCGGCGTCAGGTCGAAGGTCGCCCCAACGAAGGGCAGCAGCTTGCTTTCGTCGAAATTCTGCGGCGCGCCATAGGATACGCCCTCGCTCATCGCGTGGGAGTAGCTGCCGCCGACCATGAGCTTGAACGCATCGGCGGGGTTGAGCCGGACGAGACCGTAAAGGCTCTCCCGCTTCGATTCGACGTTCAGGCTTTCCTGCAACTCGGGAAAGTCGGGCCGGGGGAACGTGCCGTCGAACAATTGATTGACCGGAATGGAATTGAAGTTGGCCGACACATCATAGGCCGACGACTGCACGTAATCCTGCGTGCCGCGCACACCGCCGAACATGACCTCATGCTCACGCCCGGCGACCGAAACCTTGCCGCCGACATGCGCGTCGACGGTGATGTTGCGCGTCTCCCCGCCGAATTTGCCGGGATAGCTGAGAATGCCGAGCCCGGTTTCGCGATCCGGCGTGCCAAAGACGTAGAAAATCTCGTCCGCCTCGCTCGCCGCGCGGCGCATGATCGTCCCGCGCACGAACCAGTCCGCGTTGAAATCATGGGTGATGTCGCCAAAGATCTGCCGGTCGATCACGCCCCAGCCCGACCATTTCGGCCCGGTATTCGCCGACCGGTCGAACGCGATGCGCGTGCCGTCGGTATAGGTGAGCGGGATCGCGCCCCATTGCGAGCCCTGGCTTTGATGGTCCTGATGCGCGTAGCCGCCGCTCACCACCGTATCGGGGCCGAGATCGGCCTCCACGATGCCATATCCGGTCCAGCGTTCGAGTTCGTACCGGTCGAGGTGGCTCCCGGTATCGAGCCATGCCCCCACGCCGCGAAATCGCACGCTGCCATCGGCGGTCAGCGGCACGCTGACATCTGCGTCGATGCGCTTGTGATCGAAGGAGCCGTATTGCGCGCTCACCCCCGCCTGAAAATCGCGGTAGGGCCGCTTGCGCACGAAATTGATCAGCGCGGAGGGATTGCCCGTTGGCGACAAAAGGCCGGTCGCGCCGCGCACGACCTCCACCCGGTCGTAGATCGCCGTGTCGATCGAACCTGTCTGAATGCCGAAGGCAAAGGGCAGGCCCACGCCGTCGATCTGAAACGTCTGAATATCGAACCCGCGGGCCGAATAATAAACGCGGTCCGTCTCGGCGGCGAGCACGCTGACACCGGGCACGGTGGTCAAAAGCTGGTTGACGTCGTTGAGCTGAAAATCCTCGATCTGGGCGCGGGTGACGACGCTCACCGACTGCGGCGTTTCCTTCTGGCTCAGCGGGAGGCGGGTTGCGGTGC
Coding sequences within:
- a CDS encoding glycoside hydrolase family 3 protein, which gives rise to MKPFPQLAALLLATAALPGCATMERPASAAAAEPAATERDGEDAVVAGLLSRMSVERKVAQLIQPQINSFTPEDMARYRFGSYLNGGNGGPGGDEYAPASEWLALADTMYDASVRPLPGGEPAVPTMWGTDAVHGHSNIVGATLFPHNIGLGATGDAGLVQRIGAATAAEIAVTGIDWNFSPTVAVARDDRWGRTYESYSENPDIVATMGAALVRGLQGEPADADYLHGPHVIATAKHFFGDGGTTNGVDQGDVNGDIDALLALHGRPYPAAIDAGVAAIMASFNSVNGRKMHGNAPLLTDVLRGQMGFDGLVVGDWNGHGQIAGCTVTDCPQALLAGLDIYMVPDDWKGLLDTLIAQVNDGTIPAARLDEAVGRVLRVKYRAGLLGPDARRPSARPLAGRYAMLASPEHRALAREAVAKSQVILKNDGVLPIRPSARVVVAGSGANDIAKQSGGWSLTWQGGGDLTNARFPNASTIFDGIASHAQRGGGTATLSESDGAVGGADVAIVVFGEDPYAEFAGDRTDLAFRDEAGLNALRRFRAAGVPTVAVFLSGRPLWVNRELNASDAFVASWLPGSEGAGIADVLYGTVPATGRLSFSWPARCAGMPVNGGDGTLFPLGYGRDLSDTAPLAPLSEECAALAQGPSAQLFGSGRLAQGVVARAGEGALPNLIGSEGGITARGYDRDAQEDAREIRFAPGSRLVLEQPAEAAPIASRIR
- a CDS encoding sugar MFS transporter produces the protein MALAPNVSSSTDPQPIEDTGRPVDAGGLQYFMFGLFLIFGGITSLNDVLIPKLKELFTLNYTQAMLVQFCFFAAYAIIGIPGSKLIKRVGYMRGATFGLVTMMAGCLLFIPASQGATFSLFLLALFVLASGVVIVQVVANPLISLLGPQKTAHSRLTFAQAFNSLGTTVFPLVGAAVLLGSLAEVDPATLSGEALRAYRQAEGEAIWQGYLALAVMIGIVALAVWLFRNRLKGERHEASSGLAGLDLLKRKRFGFGALCIFLYVGAEVSIGSVIINYLALDRVLGQPESAVGWMIGIYWGGAMVGRFIGSWALRMFSPGKILAVNATGAILLIVLSLFSQGSLAGYSLLAVGLMNSIMFPTIFSLACEKLGPRAADGSGIINVAICGGAIIPLATGALADITGGLSYALILPAVCYAIIGGFGVFARNPA
- a CDS encoding PepSY domain-containing protein, translating into MTTATRDKSLVQRALSGHAAIGLIAGALIYLIAVTGTLVVVLEHWQRWEQPDIAESAGLTPQAAQASIPNVLAQEADMTPTAHLYIRMPNAALPRPVVTTDNKAWYIDGEGRVAGREGHSWTEMVAALHYNLTLPVIWGMILVGALGVALAALLVTGVVAHPKIFKDAFRLRARAEPQLARTDWHNRLGVWTLPFTLMVTLTGAFIGLSYTSVGTLAQSYTGGAMDPVYATIFGAEPEHDPAPAPMANVARAMETVAARFPDAEPTYIVVHDPMTQGQFVQVIAEHPRRLIYGEVYSFDGAGRYLGKVGLSDGALGRQAAASTYNLHFGNYAGLPVQLAYIAFGIALCVITATGTTMWLRKRRRKGHDIARMAAAWAMTVWGIPLVLVLVAALRFAGGPDMPVVAAFWGLLGAGLIAAAAWPALFSDAAMRRVLGIAMIAGALLHLVWFGGGAPGVVAMNLAILVTGAVIWRPGLRMAGVAAPRTGRPEAA
- a CDS encoding TonB-dependent siderophore receptor yields the protein MTAVTPFLLATAAATAASGAATGAADDFQPRDEIVVTGVRSEGSDDYAVKEQRTATRLPLSQKETPQSVSVVTRAQIEDFQLNDVNQLLTTVPGVSVLAAETDRVYYSARGFDIQTFQIDGVGLPFAFGIQTGSIDTAIYDRVEVVRGATGLLSPTGNPSALINFVRKRPYRDFQAGVSAQYGSFDHKRIDADVSVPLTADGSVRFRGVGAWLDTGSHLDRYELERWTGYGIVEADLGPDTVVSGGYAHQDHQSQGSQWGAIPLTYTDGTRIAFDRSANTGPKWSGWGVIDRQIFGDITHDFNADWFVRGTIMRRAASEADEIFYVFGTPDRETGLGILSYPGKFGGETRNITVDAHVGGKVSVAGREHEVMFGGVRGTQDYVQSSAYDVSANFNSIPVNQLFDGTFPRPDFPELQESLNVESKRESLYGLVRLNPADAFKLMVGGSYSHAMSEGVSYGAPQNFDESKLLPFVGATFDLTPTISAYASYTTIFNPQIEYFDIDNRRLDPITGDNIEAGLKGEWMGGRLFASAAIYRANQNNVAEAAGFDEALGRQIYKGVDAKSEGIEAEIAGSPIEGLQLTGGINVMRVRGDDGEAVRTFVPRNTVRLNAVWTPQMLDALKLGASVQYQSDFYYEPGRQSVTTGEEVRITQGGYALVNLMGSYALTDNIGLAVNVRNVTNAKYLSSLTFDQSYYGAPRSVLGTISFGF